In Halobaculum limi, one DNA window encodes the following:
- a CDS encoding IS5 family transposase: MEALPKSRLLRFVEQAIHLARRAVAPYSSKFSKRRYTLHQHIVLLCLKVRKNTTYRTLLDELIEMPRIRKAINLDELPSPSTLCKAFNRLDMAVWRVLLNLSIMLLPTNGVVGIDASGFDRSHASKHYTKRTKLTIQQLKVTLLVDTRANAILDLHVTTTRKHDSQIAPSLIKRNAENVAILLGDKGYDDQKVRALARDAGVRPLIKHREFSSLHKAWNARLDADLYGLRSQNETVNSSLKRKYGAFVRSRYWWKQFRELVVGSLTHNIDKTL; this comes from the coding sequence ATGGAAGCCCTCCCGAAATCGCGGTTGCTCCGGTTCGTTGAGCAAGCGATCCACTTGGCACGCCGAGCTGTCGCTCCCTACTCATCGAAGTTCTCCAAACGCCGGTACACACTCCACCAGCACATCGTTCTCCTCTGTCTCAAAGTTCGGAAGAACACGACTTACAGGACGCTTCTCGACGAACTCATCGAGATGCCCCGCATTCGGAAAGCCATTAATCTAGACGAACTCCCGTCGCCCTCAACGTTGTGTAAAGCGTTCAACCGGCTTGATATGGCAGTCTGGCGTGTCCTGCTCAACCTCTCGATCATGCTTCTCCCGACTAACGGTGTCGTTGGGATCGACGCTTCCGGCTTCGACCGGAGTCACGCCTCGAAACACTACACGAAGCGAACGAAGCTGACGATTCAGCAGTTGAAAGTGACACTGCTCGTAGACACGAGAGCGAATGCTATCCTCGATCTCCACGTGACGACGACCAGAAAACACGACTCACAGATCGCTCCGTCGCTCATCAAGCGCAATGCCGAGAATGTGGCAATCCTCCTCGGTGACAAGGGTTACGACGACCAGAAGGTTCGCGCGTTAGCCCGTGACGCTGGTGTTCGTCCCCTCATCAAGCACCGAGAATTTTCGTCGCTCCACAAGGCGTGGAATGCTCGACTGGACGCCGACCTCTACGGTCTACGGAGTCAGAATGAGACGGTGAACTCCAGTCTCAAACGGAAATATGGCGCATTCGTCCGCTCACGATACTGGTGGAAGCAGTTCCGTGAACTCGTTGTCGGTAGTCTCACACACAACATCGACAAGACACTCTGA
- a CDS encoding flavin-containing monooxygenase, with product MSSPEQMSDGDIDYATETAQAYLEDLEDAMRREDAAAAAEMFCAESYWRDLVAFTWNIKTVENPSGVEDMLEETLAHTGPSDFELSEPAEEEDGIITAWFTFETEVGRGEGVVRLKDGGAWTFLTALTELKGHEEPKGRDRPIGAEPVADADRKTWTERREEELENLGYTEQPHTVIVGGGQGGIALGARLRQLGVPTIIVEKNDRPGDSWRNRYKGLALHDPVWYDHLPYIKFPDNWPVFSPKDKLGDWLEMYTKVMELNYWSKTEATSAQYDEETGTWEVEVNRDGEELVLRPQELVMATGMSGKPNVPDLDGEERFNGEVHHSSAHPGPDEEYEGKSVVVVGSNNSAHDICEGLWEVGADVTMVQRSSTHVVKTDTLLEHGLGDLYSERAVENGIDTHRADMIFASVPYRIMNEFEKPKYDKMREIDAEFYEALEDAGFMIDFGPDDSGLFMKYLRRGSGYYIDTGASQLIIDGEIEVANGQVTEFTEDAILLEDGTELPADLVVYATGYGSMNGWVAGLVDEETARQAGKVWGLGSDTPKDPGPWEGEERNMWKPTQVEQLWFHGGNLHQSRHYSLYLALQLKARYEDIPTPVYDRQEVHHEGI from the coding sequence ATGAGTTCGCCAGAGCAGATGTCCGATGGCGACATCGACTATGCGACCGAGACGGCACAGGCGTACCTGGAGGATCTCGAGGATGCGATGCGCCGGGAGGATGCCGCCGCTGCGGCGGAGATGTTCTGTGCGGAGAGCTACTGGCGCGACCTGGTCGCGTTTACCTGGAACATCAAGACGGTGGAGAATCCCAGTGGCGTCGAGGATATGCTCGAGGAGACACTCGCGCACACCGGTCCGTCGGACTTCGAGCTTAGCGAGCCGGCGGAGGAGGAAGATGGGATCATCACCGCCTGGTTCACCTTCGAGACCGAGGTGGGTCGTGGTGAGGGTGTCGTCCGGCTGAAAGATGGCGGTGCGTGGACCTTCCTGACCGCACTGACGGAGCTGAAGGGGCACGAGGAGCCCAAGGGCAGAGACCGACCGATTGGCGCAGAGCCGGTTGCGGACGCAGACCGCAAGACGTGGACAGAGCGCCGTGAAGAGGAACTGGAGAACCTGGGGTACACCGAACAGCCGCACACCGTGATCGTCGGTGGGGGACAGGGCGGCATCGCACTCGGTGCACGGCTCCGCCAGCTCGGCGTGCCCACGATCATCGTCGAGAAGAACGACCGGCCGGGCGACTCCTGGCGCAACCGGTACAAGGGGCTCGCGCTGCACGACCCTGTCTGGTACGACCACCTCCCGTATATCAAGTTCCCCGACAACTGGCCGGTGTTCTCACCGAAAGACAAGCTCGGCGATTGGCTGGAAATGTACACGAAGGTGATGGAGCTGAACTACTGGTCGAAGACCGAGGCCACCAGTGCACAGTACGACGAGGAGACGGGCACCTGGGAGGTCGAGGTCAACCGCGACGGTGAGGAGCTCGTGCTGCGCCCACAGGAGCTCGTGATGGCGACGGGAATGAGCGGCAAGCCCAACGTACCCGACCTCGACGGCGAGGAGCGCTTCAACGGCGAGGTACACCACTCATCCGCGCACCCCGGCCCCGACGAGGAGTATGAAGGCAAGTCCGTGGTAGTGGTGGGCTCGAACAACTCAGCCCACGACATCTGTGAGGGGCTCTGGGAGGTCGGCGCCGACGTGACGATGGTGCAGCGGTCATCGACGCACGTCGTCAAGACGGACACACTGCTGGAGCACGGACTCGGTGATCTGTACTCCGAGCGAGCCGTCGAGAACGGCATCGACACCCACCGGGCGGACATGATCTTCGCATCCGTCCCGTACCGCATTATGAACGAGTTCGAAAAACCCAAATATGACAAAATGAGGGAGATCGACGCCGAGTTTTACGAGGCGCTCGAGGACGCTGGCTTCATGATCGACTTTGGTCCCGACGACTCGGGGCTGTTCATGAAGTACCTCCGCCGTGGCTCGGGCTACTACATCGACACCGGCGCCAGTCAGCTCATTATCGACGGAGAGATCGAGGTGGCCAATGGGCAGGTAACTGAGTTCACCGAGGATGCGATCCTGCTGGAAGATGGCACCGAACTCCCCGCCGACCTTGTCGTGTACGCCACGGGGTACGGCTCGATGAACGGCTGGGTGGCCGGCCTAGTGGATGAGGAGACGGCGCGGCAGGCGGGGAAGGTCTGGGGGCTCGGCTCAGATACGCCCAAAGACCCCGGACCGTGGGAGGGCGAGGAGCGCAACATGTGGAAGCCGACGCAGGTGGAACAACTGTGGTTCCACGGTGGCAACCTGCACCAGTCACGCCACTACTCGCTGTATCTGGCGCTGCAGTTGAAGGCACGCTATGAGGATATCCCCACGCCGGTGTACGACAGGCAGGAGGTCCACCACGAGGGGATCTAG
- a CDS encoding DJ-1/PfpI family protein, with protein sequence MNVAVLLYEGFDELDAVGPFEVFRNAESAGADFHTRLVSLDGPGLVTASHGMRVEAEGELQAPGDLDLLVVPGGGWNDRSDAGAWAEYERGAIPDAVAAHHDAGATVASVCTGGMLLSKAGILDGRPAVTHASALDDLRETDAEVREERVVDDDDVLTAGGVTSGIDLALHIVEREAGIDVAESVATTMEYTRQHEAYEPTPIEGVE encoded by the coding sequence ATGAACGTCGCAGTCTTGCTGTACGAGGGGTTCGACGAACTCGACGCGGTCGGCCCGTTCGAGGTGTTCCGCAACGCCGAGAGCGCCGGCGCAGACTTCCACACCCGACTCGTCTCGCTCGACGGCCCCGGACTCGTCACCGCGAGCCACGGGATGCGCGTCGAGGCCGAGGGCGAACTCCAAGCGCCCGGCGACCTCGACTTGCTCGTCGTCCCCGGCGGCGGGTGGAACGACCGTAGCGACGCCGGCGCGTGGGCGGAGTACGAACGCGGCGCGATTCCGGACGCGGTGGCGGCCCACCACGACGCGGGCGCGACCGTCGCCTCCGTCTGTACCGGCGGGATGCTCCTCTCGAAAGCGGGTATCCTCGACGGTCGGCCCGCGGTCACGCACGCCTCCGCGCTCGACGACCTCCGCGAGACGGACGCCGAGGTGCGTGAGGAACGCGTCGTCGACGACGACGACGTGCTCACCGCCGGCGGCGTCACTTCCGGTATCGACCTAGCGCTGCACATCGTCGAACGCGAAGCGGGCATCGACGTCGCAGAGTCGGTGGCGACGACAATGGAGTACACCCGTCAACACGAGGCGTACGAACCGACGCCCATCGAGGGTGTGGAGTAG
- a CDS encoding cryptochrome/photolyase family protein, protein MRLFWHRRDLRVSDNRGLAAAADADTVVPVFVFDDAVLEHAADPRVRFMLDALAVLREEYRDRDSDLVVAHGDPAEELPRIAAEFDAEAVVWNEDYSGLARERDARVRRALDAEGVHRETHHDAVHHEPGTITTNKGEPYAVYTYFWKKWRDREKAAAFDAPTAADLADVSGDPLPSIEDLGFSEPEATVQQAGTEAARDRLAAFCEDAVYRYDEDRDYPTKDATSRLSTDLKWGTIGIREVYAATEEAKATAEADGDDDAVESVEEFQSQLAWREFYTQVLWANPEVVTSNYKQYENDIGWREGEDADEHLQAWKEGKTGYPIVDAGMRQLREEAYMHNRVRMIVASFLTKDLLLDWRHGYEHFKDHLADHDTANDNGGWQWAASTGTDAQPYFRIFNPMTQGERYDPDAEYIKEYVPELASVSADNVHSWHELSVGRRRQLAPQYPDPVVDHSEMREAAIAMFKRARGEEVDAD, encoded by the coding sequence ATGCGCCTGTTCTGGCACCGTCGGGACCTCCGCGTCAGCGACAATCGTGGCCTCGCGGCGGCCGCCGACGCGGATACGGTCGTGCCGGTGTTCGTCTTCGACGACGCCGTCCTCGAACACGCCGCCGACCCCCGTGTCCGGTTTATGCTCGACGCACTTGCAGTGTTGCGCGAGGAGTACCGCGACCGCGACTCCGATCTGGTCGTCGCCCACGGCGACCCCGCCGAGGAACTCCCCCGCATCGCCGCCGAGTTCGACGCCGAGGCGGTCGTCTGGAACGAGGACTACTCCGGACTCGCCCGCGAACGAGACGCCCGTGTTCGCCGGGCACTCGACGCCGAAGGCGTCCACCGCGAGACGCACCACGACGCCGTCCACCACGAACCCGGAACGATCACGACGAACAAAGGAGAGCCGTACGCGGTGTACACCTATTTCTGGAAGAAGTGGCGCGACCGCGAGAAGGCCGCCGCGTTCGACGCGCCGACGGCCGCAGACCTCGCAGACGTGTCGGGCGACCCTCTCCCGAGCATCGAGGATCTGGGCTTCTCAGAGCCCGAGGCAACCGTCCAGCAGGCTGGAACCGAAGCCGCCCGCGACCGCCTCGCGGCGTTCTGTGAGGACGCCGTCTACCGCTACGACGAAGACCGCGACTACCCGACGAAAGACGCTACCTCCCGCCTCTCGACGGACCTCAAGTGGGGGACCATCGGAATCCGTGAGGTGTACGCGGCCACCGAGGAAGCGAAAGCGACCGCGGAAGCCGACGGCGACGACGACGCCGTGGAGTCGGTCGAGGAGTTCCAGTCGCAACTCGCGTGGCGGGAGTTCTACACCCAGGTCCTGTGGGCCAATCCCGAAGTGGTCACGTCGAACTACAAGCAGTACGAGAACGACATCGGGTGGCGCGAGGGTGAGGACGCCGACGAACACCTCCAGGCGTGGAAAGAGGGGAAGACGGGCTACCCAATCGTCGACGCCGGGATGCGCCAACTCCGCGAGGAGGCGTATATGCACAACCGCGTGCGGATGATCGTCGCGTCGTTCCTGACGAAGGATCTGCTCCTCGACTGGCGCCACGGCTACGAGCACTTCAAGGACCACTTGGCGGACCACGACACCGCCAACGACAACGGCGGGTGGCAGTGGGCCGCCTCGACGGGCACGGACGCCCAACCGTACTTCCGCATCTTCAACCCGATGACGCAAGGGGAGCGCTACGACCCCGACGCCGAGTACATCAAGGAGTACGTCCCCGAACTGGCGAGCGTCTCCGCCGACAACGTCCACTCGTGGCACGAACTGTCGGTCGGTCGCCGCCGCCAACTCGCGCCGCAGTACCCCGACCCGGTCGTTGACCACTCGGAGATGCGCGAGGCGGCCATCGCGATGTTCAAACGCGCCCGCGGGGAGGAAGTCGACGCCGACTGA
- a CDS encoding 6-hydroxymethylpterin diphosphokinase MptE-like protein, which produces MEFTDWEPIYEAILADFGFDRAADEAVRDRAAAFATPFAFACLDCTGATVAVAGAGPSLEADAHLAREADRVFAASTATDRLADLGIAVDAMVTDLDKNPETGLERTDRGEVVVAHAHGDNGDLVDEWLPRYDAAHTLVTTQAAPVDAVANVGGFTDGDRAAFLADHCGAAALVFPGWDFDDADVAPMKMQKLRWAERLLHLLERRRGEQFAVLNGRRDQIDPI; this is translated from the coding sequence ATGGAGTTCACCGACTGGGAACCGATCTACGAGGCGATCCTCGCCGACTTCGGGTTCGACAGAGCGGCCGACGAGGCGGTTCGCGACCGTGCCGCGGCGTTCGCCACCCCGTTCGCGTTCGCCTGCCTCGACTGTACCGGCGCGACCGTCGCCGTCGCCGGCGCGGGACCGTCGCTGGAGGCTGACGCCCACCTCGCGCGCGAGGCCGACCGCGTGTTCGCCGCGTCGACGGCGACCGACCGCCTCGCTGATCTGGGAATCGCCGTCGACGCGATGGTGACCGACTTGGACAAGAACCCCGAGACCGGCCTCGAACGAACAGACCGCGGTGAAGTCGTCGTCGCGCACGCGCACGGCGACAACGGCGACCTCGTCGACGAGTGGTTACCCCGCTACGATGCCGCTCACACGCTCGTCACGACGCAGGCCGCGCCGGTCGACGCCGTCGCCAACGTCGGCGGCTTCACCGACGGCGACCGCGCGGCGTTCCTCGCAGACCACTGCGGGGCGGCGGCTCTCGTGTTTCCAGGGTGGGACTTCGACGACGCCGACGTGGCCCCGATGAAGATGCAGAAACTCCGCTGGGCCGAGCGACTCCTCCACCTCCTCGAACGGCGTCGCGGAGAGCAGTTCGCCGTCCTCAACGGACGGCGCGACCAGATCGATCCGATCTGA
- a CDS encoding dihydropteroate synthase: MRTVDAAGLEIGDDHPPRIMGVLNVSKESPYDPSVYDDPGEAAQYVDEELIDEGADIVDVGLESANKKFEVLSAEGELERLDTAIETIESVSGDAVFSIETRYHEVAAEALNRGFDMVNDICGFADSEMPRVCEEYDAAVAKMASPPDLERPGAIEDVDDIYEALSLNGFTDKTILDPAFGGWSEEKTIADDRETFHRLREFRGYGRPLLVSINRKNFLRSVADRTTEEALPVSLAATSMAVERGAHIVRTHDVRETRDAALIGKEFARDRARYDDDVSVEELDVTTTGDARRHIDRVGGDATAAADAVARVYEFDGLDAEQLGALRAGAADSSAVVVAGEAATTALLLGNTRGIAATADAARGVSEALDAALASVERPTE; the protein is encoded by the coding sequence ATGCGAACAGTCGACGCTGCGGGCCTCGAGATCGGTGACGACCATCCCCCACGGATCATGGGCGTGTTGAACGTCTCGAAGGAGTCGCCGTACGACCCCAGCGTGTACGACGACCCCGGCGAAGCCGCCCAGTACGTCGACGAGGAACTCATCGACGAGGGCGCAGACATCGTCGACGTCGGCTTGGAATCTGCGAACAAGAAGTTCGAGGTGCTCTCTGCGGAGGGGGAACTGGAGCGCCTCGACACGGCCATCGAGACTATCGAGAGCGTCTCCGGTGACGCCGTCTTCTCCATCGAGACGCGCTATCACGAGGTCGCAGCGGAGGCGTTGAACCGCGGGTTCGACATGGTCAACGACATCTGTGGGTTCGCCGACTCCGAGATGCCCCGTGTCTGTGAAGAGTACGATGCCGCCGTCGCCAAGATGGCCTCGCCGCCGGATCTGGAACGACCGGGTGCTATCGAGGACGTCGACGACATCTACGAGGCGCTGTCGCTCAACGGCTTCACCGACAAGACCATCCTCGACCCAGCGTTCGGCGGGTGGTCCGAGGAGAAGACCATCGCAGACGACCGCGAGACGTTCCACCGCCTGCGGGAGTTCCGCGGCTACGGGCGACCGCTCCTCGTCTCGATCAACCGGAAGAACTTCCTCCGGAGCGTCGCCGACCGGACCACCGAGGAGGCGCTTCCCGTCTCGCTGGCGGCCACGTCGATGGCCGTCGAACGCGGCGCACACATCGTCCGCACGCACGACGTGCGAGAGACGCGCGACGCGGCGCTCATCGGCAAGGAGTTCGCTCGCGACCGCGCCCGCTACGACGACGACGTGTCGGTGGAAGAACTCGACGTGACGACCACCGGCGACGCTCGCCGGCACATCGACCGCGTGGGCGGTGACGCGACAGCCGCGGCCGACGCAGTCGCGCGAGTGTACGAATTCGACGGTCTCGACGCCGAACAACTCGGGGCACTCCGCGCGGGGGCCGCCGACTCGTCGGCCGTCGTCGTCGCAGGCGAGGCCGCGACGACGGCGCTGTTGCTGGGGAATACGCGGGGAATCGCTGCGACCGCAGATGCCGCACGCGGCGTCTCTGAGGCCTTGGACGCCGCGTTGGCGTCGGTCGAGCGTCCGACAGAGTAA
- a CDS encoding RNA methyltransferase gives MSDGERSDGDDDTDHGDHADREFVVVVVEPETPGNVGTIARAMKNFGLTDLKLVDPPEIDRDSEAYGFAGHAREDVLPNADTVTLDEIVENYHTVGTTAITGEDARRHVRFPFKTPAELRESLATVDSDTALVFGREGTGLNNEELEQLDELISIPANPEYPVMNLGQAATVTLYELRSLFLDEYQLPEVEHERAPEPEIERFYEQFGAFLDHAESRDHKRTRSQRLIRRLVGRAHPTSKEMTTLTGVFRRATDLLERTDHADRERAEDEAR, from the coding sequence ATGAGCGACGGGGAGCGCAGTGACGGCGACGACGACACCGACCACGGCGACCACGCAGACCGCGAGTTCGTCGTCGTCGTCGTCGAACCGGAGACGCCGGGCAACGTCGGCACCATCGCTCGCGCGATGAAGAACTTCGGGCTGACCGACCTCAAACTGGTCGACCCGCCCGAGATCGACCGCGACAGCGAGGCGTACGGCTTCGCCGGCCACGCCCGCGAGGACGTGTTGCCGAACGCCGACACCGTCACCCTCGACGAGATTGTCGAGAACTACCACACGGTCGGGACGACCGCGATCACCGGCGAGGACGCCCGCCGGCACGTCCGCTTCCCGTTCAAGACGCCCGCCGAACTCCGCGAGTCGCTGGCGACGGTCGACTCCGACACCGCCCTGGTGTTCGGCCGGGAGGGGACTGGTCTCAACAACGAGGAACTGGAGCAGTTGGACGAACTCATCTCGATCCCCGCGAACCCCGAGTACCCGGTGATGAATCTCGGACAGGCGGCGACGGTGACGCTGTACGAACTCCGGTCGCTGTTCCTCGACGAGTACCAGTTACCCGAAGTCGAGCACGAACGCGCCCCCGAACCGGAGATCGAACGCTTCTACGAGCAGTTCGGCGCGTTCCTCGACCACGCGGAGTCGCGCGACCACAAGCGCACCCGCAGTCAACGGCTGATCCGGCGACTCGTCGGTCGGGCACACCCCACGAGCAAGGAGATGACGACGCTCACAGGCGTGTTCCGGCGGGCGACAGACCTGTTGGAGCGAACTGACCACGCCGACCGCGAACGCGCCGAGGACGAAGCACGGTAA
- a CDS encoding MaoC family dehydratase, with protein sequence MPIFFEDVEVGTVEQFGSYEVTHDEVQEFAQQYDPQWFHVDADRAREESPYGGLIASGWHTAAMTMRLLVDGHLSDAATVGAKGVDDLRWRVPVRPGDTLRIENEVIEKVPERPERGLVRARTKTFNQDDEEVFSMVGNVMYLRREDGPVTDAGDNEADDVE encoded by the coding sequence ATGCCAATCTTCTTCGAAGACGTCGAGGTAGGGACCGTCGAGCAGTTCGGTTCCTACGAGGTGACGCACGACGAGGTGCAGGAGTTCGCACAGCAGTACGACCCGCAGTGGTTCCACGTCGACGCCGACCGCGCACGCGAGGAGTCGCCCTACGGCGGCCTCATCGCCTCCGGGTGGCACACCGCCGCGATGACGATGCGACTGCTCGTGGACGGCCACCTCTCGGACGCTGCGACCGTCGGCGCGAAAGGCGTCGACGACTTGCGCTGGCGCGTCCCCGTCCGTCCGGGCGACACGCTCCGGATCGAAAACGAGGTGATCGAGAAGGTGCCCGAACGGCCCGAGCGTGGACTGGTCCGCGCCCGGACGAAGACGTTCAATCAGGACGACGAGGAGGTGTTCTCGATGGTGGGGAACGTGATGTACCTGCGCCGGGAGGACGGCCCCGTAACCGACGCGGGAGACAACGAAGCCGACGACGTAGAGTAG
- a CDS encoding glutamate--tRNA ligase: MDDDLEERVRAEARKHALYNALKHGSDPDVGAIMGPLMGENPDFRPHGDAIPGVVAPVVGEVSGMDTEERRERLAELDPELVEELDAEDEEDDQVLPDLPNADEYDEIRMRLAPNPNGPWHLGSARMPAVIGTYKDMYDGWMLCRFDDTDPETKRPDLDAYDEILDAIGYLGFEPDEVLKASDRVETYYDHARDLIEKGGAYTCSCPAEHFRGLKADGEPCDHRDKDVETVHEEFEAMVDGEYSDGEMVLRVKTDIHHKNPALRDFVAFRMVDTPHPREEAEDYRAWPMLDFQSGIDDHLTGVTHIIRGIDLQDSAKRQRFVYDYFGWEYPEVVHWGHVQIDAYDVPMSTSTIKAKVDSGELTGWDDPRAPTLASVKRRGIRGEAIVDAMVELGVSTSNVDLAMSSIYANNRDLIDDDTDRRFLVRDPSGSAVDDGARLPAAAPASLSLGEDVPDVGHPPLHPNHEDRGDRDVPASESVLLEADDVPADGERVWLKGLGCLRRDGDELDWVGTDISLVREENVPVVHWVGAGDDEHVRVRMRTMDGDVVGYAEPGYADYDADDLVQFERVGFARFDSESDDELLAFYAHP; this comes from the coding sequence ATGGACGACGACCTCGAAGAGCGTGTGCGCGCTGAGGCGCGAAAGCACGCGCTCTACAACGCGTTGAAACACGGCTCCGACCCGGACGTGGGTGCGATTATGGGCCCGCTGATGGGCGAGAACCCCGACTTCCGACCGCACGGCGACGCCATCCCCGGCGTCGTCGCGCCGGTCGTCGGCGAGGTGAGTGGGATGGACACCGAGGAGCGACGCGAGCGACTCGCGGAACTCGACCCAGAACTCGTCGAGGAACTCGACGCCGAAGACGAGGAGGACGACCAGGTGCTCCCCGACCTCCCGAACGCCGACGAGTACGACGAGATTCGGATGCGCCTCGCGCCCAATCCCAACGGCCCGTGGCACCTCGGCTCCGCCCGAATGCCCGCCGTCATCGGGACGTACAAAGACATGTACGACGGGTGGATGCTCTGCCGGTTCGACGACACCGACCCCGAGACGAAGCGCCCGGACTTGGACGCCTACGACGAGATTCTCGACGCCATCGGCTACCTCGGGTTCGAACCCGACGAGGTGCTGAAGGCCAGCGACCGCGTCGAGACGTACTACGACCACGCACGCGACCTCATCGAGAAGGGCGGCGCGTACACCTGTTCGTGTCCCGCCGAGCACTTCCGCGGCCTGAAGGCCGACGGCGAACCGTGTGACCACCGCGACAAGGACGTCGAGACGGTCCACGAGGAGTTCGAGGCGATGGTCGACGGCGAGTACAGCGACGGCGAGATGGTGCTCCGCGTCAAGACCGACATCCACCACAAGAACCCCGCGCTCCGCGACTTCGTCGCGTTCCGGATGGTCGACACGCCTCACCCCCGCGAAGAGGCCGAAGACTACCGTGCGTGGCCGATGCTCGACTTCCAGTCGGGCATCGACGACCACCTCACGGGCGTCACCCACATCATCCGCGGCATCGACCTGCAGGACTCCGCCAAGCGCCAGCGGTTCGTCTACGATTACTTCGGCTGGGAGTACCCCGAGGTCGTCCACTGGGGCCACGTCCAGATCGACGCCTACGACGTGCCGATGTCCACCTCGACGATCAAAGCGAAGGTCGACTCGGGCGAGTTGACTGGCTGGGACGACCCCCGCGCACCCACGCTCGCGTCGGTGAAGCGCCGCGGCATTCGCGGTGAAGCCATCGTCGACGCGATGGTCGAACTCGGCGTCTCGACGAGCAACGTTGACCTCGCGATGTCGAGCATCTACGCGAACAACCGCGACCTCATCGACGACGACACCGACCGGCGGTTCCTCGTTCGCGACCCGAGCGGGTCCGCCGTCGACGACGGCGCTCGTCTCCCCGCCGCCGCACCGGCGTCGCTCTCTCTCGGTGAAGACGTGCCCGACGTGGGCCACCCGCCGCTACACCCCAACCACGAGGACCGCGGCGACCGCGACGTGCCTGCCAGCGAGTCGGTCCTCCTCGAAGCCGACGACGTTCCCGCCGACGGCGAGCGCGTGTGGCTGAAGGGCCTCGGCTGTCTCCGCCGCGACGGCGACGAACTGGACTGGGTCGGCACCGACATCTCACTCGTGCGTGAGGAGAACGTCCCCGTCGTCCACTGGGTCGGCGCGGGCGACGACGAACACGTGCGCGTGCGGATGCGAACGATGGACGGCGACGTGGTGGGATACGCAGAACCCGGCTACGCCGACTACGACGCCGACGACCTCGTGCAGTTCGAGCGTGTCGGCTTCGCCCGGTTC